Proteins from a single region of Fodinibius sp. Rm-B-1B1-1:
- a CDS encoding 1-deoxy-D-xylulose-5-phosphate reductoisomerase — MKQKNIVILGSTGSIGEQALDIVRAHPDRFRVLAISCNSSWEKLLRQAQEFVPEYALIGSEKYVDRFKDELPDETELLVGSDALLQLATLNDADVILNSLVGYSGFDPTVEAIKAGKKVALANKESLVVGGALINELLGDNREQLIPVDSEHSAMLQCLVGESVDQIEQLIITASGGPFRSWTKEQMKEITVEDALDHPNWSMGAKITIDSATMMNKGLEIIEAHWLFDIPLEKIEPVVHPQSIIHSVITFTDGSSKAQLGPPTMKVPILYALTYPDRITLDAPRLDWQSAFDLNFEPVDYDRFPCLRLAIEAIKEGGLAPAILNAANEVAVARFLKEEITYIEIPKVIESCLEQLNNSESVTLESLKNIDQRARKLALTI, encoded by the coding sequence TTGAAACAAAAGAATATTGTCATATTGGGTTCCACCGGTTCTATCGGTGAGCAAGCGTTAGATATTGTCAGGGCACATCCTGATCGGTTTCGTGTATTGGCTATCAGTTGCAACAGCAGTTGGGAAAAACTGTTGAGGCAGGCGCAGGAATTTGTCCCAGAATATGCTCTTATCGGATCAGAAAAATATGTAGATAGGTTCAAAGATGAACTGCCTGATGAAACTGAATTACTGGTCGGCAGTGATGCACTGTTACAACTGGCTACCCTTAATGACGCTGATGTGATTTTGAATAGTTTAGTAGGCTACTCGGGATTTGATCCTACGGTTGAGGCTATCAAAGCGGGTAAAAAAGTAGCATTGGCAAATAAAGAATCTCTTGTCGTTGGCGGAGCGTTAATCAACGAATTATTGGGTGATAATCGAGAACAGCTTATCCCGGTGGATTCTGAACATAGTGCCATGTTGCAGTGTTTGGTGGGCGAATCTGTCGATCAAATAGAACAATTAATTATTACCGCCAGTGGCGGTCCGTTTCGTTCATGGACGAAAGAACAGATGAAGGAGATTACAGTTGAGGATGCCCTGGATCATCCCAATTGGTCGATGGGGGCCAAAATTACCATCGATTCGGCCACGATGATGAACAAGGGACTTGAAATTATTGAAGCCCACTGGCTTTTTGATATTCCACTGGAGAAAATTGAGCCGGTTGTTCATCCCCAAAGTATTATTCATTCGGTTATTACTTTTACTGATGGATCCAGTAAAGCACAATTAGGCCCGCCAACAATGAAAGTGCCTATTTTATATGCACTAACATATCCCGATAGAATTACTCTTGATGCCCCACGATTAGATTGGCAATCAGCTTTTGATCTCAATTTTGAACCGGTTGATTATGATCGTTTTCCCTGCTTACGTTTAGCTATTGAGGCCATTAAAGAAGGAGGTTTAGCCCCAGCTATTTTAAATGCGGCTAATGAAGTGGCTGTTGCTCGCTTTCTAAAAGAAGAAATTACGTATATTGAGATTCCTAAGGTTATAGAATCGTGTTTAGAACAATTAAATAATTCTGAATCTGTTACGTTAGAATCACTGAAAAATATAGACCAACGAGCCAGAAAGCTGGCATTAACTATTTAA
- the rseP gene encoding RIP metalloprotease RseP, with protein MEWIISLLSTLGIFAAALLILVFFHELGHFLAAKLFCMRVERFSLGFPPRIWGFQKGETDYCIGATPLGGYVKISGMIDESMDDDYLDEEPKPWEYRSKPVWQRIIVITAGVIFNMILGVLIYAGLAFSNGDTKVKLDSVDSIYVTENSIAAQAGFQTGDKLVGVNGEEVPYFQDLFAPNKMMASSLSYTVLRDGRQQTVTVADSLLDEIGQQGLITLVNILPSKISQVAGGSPAEEAGLQAGDMITKINGQSVSHWAHLVEQISTAQDSVSLVINRDGELLDFTIQPDSQNRLGIYAPSEEVFEVEQFNYGLLASLDVGVDRTNETVTGIIGGFSKMFSGDISVRDNLGGPVAIANVTKEATDAGGAVGFWRITAFLSITLAIMNILPIPVLDGGHLMFLIYEGITRREPSPKVRMALQQIGFLLIIALFIFVTFNDILRQFG; from the coding sequence ATGGAATGGATTATAAGTTTACTGTCAACGCTGGGAATTTTTGCTGCAGCTCTGTTAATACTGGTATTTTTTCATGAGTTGGGGCACTTTTTAGCGGCGAAACTTTTTTGCATGCGTGTCGAACGGTTTTCTCTTGGCTTTCCACCTCGAATTTGGGGGTTTCAGAAAGGAGAGACCGATTATTGTATTGGTGCTACTCCGTTAGGCGGATACGTTAAAATTTCGGGGATGATCGACGAAAGTATGGACGACGATTATCTTGATGAGGAACCCAAGCCGTGGGAGTATCGGAGTAAACCCGTCTGGCAGCGCATAATTGTTATTACCGCCGGAGTGATCTTTAATATGATTTTAGGCGTGCTTATTTACGCGGGTTTAGCATTTTCTAATGGTGATACGAAAGTTAAGCTGGACAGTGTTGATAGCATCTATGTTACAGAAAACTCAATAGCTGCACAGGCCGGATTTCAAACGGGGGATAAACTTGTGGGGGTGAATGGAGAAGAAGTCCCGTATTTTCAGGATTTATTTGCGCCCAATAAAATGATGGCTTCTTCTCTGAGCTATACGGTTCTTCGCGATGGAAGGCAACAGACGGTTACCGTTGCTGATAGCTTGCTCGATGAAATTGGCCAACAGGGATTAATAACGCTTGTCAACATATTGCCAAGCAAAATAAGCCAAGTGGCTGGCGGAAGTCCCGCAGAAGAGGCTGGGCTACAAGCGGGTGATATGATCACAAAAATAAACGGTCAGTCAGTTTCGCACTGGGCTCATTTGGTAGAGCAAATTTCTACTGCCCAAGATTCAGTTTCATTAGTTATTAATCGTGATGGAGAGCTGTTGGACTTTACCATTCAGCCGGATTCTCAAAACCGATTAGGAATTTATGCCCCCTCAGAAGAAGTATTTGAAGTTGAACAATTTAATTATGGTCTCTTAGCATCGCTGGATGTTGGCGTTGATCGGACGAATGAAACGGTTACGGGTATAATTGGGGGCTTTAGTAAAATGTTTTCCGGTGATATATCGGTTCGTGATAATTTAGGCGGACCTGTAGCCATTGCCAATGTAACCAAAGAAGCTACGGATGCAGGAGGAGCTGTTGGATTTTGGAGAATTACGGCCTTCTTAAGTATTACTTTGGCGATTATGAATATTTTACCAATTCCTGTTTTAGATGGAGGGCATCTTATGTTCTTGATTTATGAGGGGATTACCCGCCGTGAGCCTTCTCCTAAAGTTCGGATGGCACTGCAGCAAATTGGCTTTTTGCTTATCATTGCACTCTTTATTTTTGTTACCTTTAATGACATTCTACGACAGTTCGGCTAA
- a CDS encoding phosphatidylserine decarboxylase family protein: MFARDGYATIFVTIIFALIVSGLTKYFVGPHWSSYVLYGAMVLLVAFILYFFRDPDREITKGDNYILSPADGKVVQIKEVEEERYINGPATQISIFLSPLNVHVNRIPISGTLEYLEYEPGIFLAAYDHRASELNERADFGVKHPSETKIFFRQITGLLARRIVYHIEKGDQLEAGKRFGMMKFGSRMDILVPPEVEINVSEGEKAVAGKTILATINA; this comes from the coding sequence ATGTTTGCACGCGACGGATATGCTACAATATTCGTAACTATCATTTTTGCACTTATTGTAAGTGGATTAACAAAATATTTTGTGGGACCCCATTGGTCATCATATGTACTTTATGGTGCCATGGTTTTGCTTGTGGCATTTATACTCTACTTTTTTCGTGATCCTGATAGAGAAATTACAAAGGGCGATAATTACATATTATCTCCGGCTGATGGAAAGGTCGTTCAAATAAAAGAGGTAGAAGAAGAACGATATATAAATGGGCCTGCCACGCAGATAAGTATTTTTCTATCTCCACTAAATGTACACGTAAATCGTATACCTATAAGTGGTACGTTGGAATATCTGGAATATGAACCCGGCATATTCTTGGCGGCCTATGATCATCGGGCCTCAGAGCTCAACGAGCGTGCTGATTTTGGTGTAAAACATCCTTCAGAGACAAAAATATTTTTTAGACAAATCACCGGTCTTTTAGCTCGACGTATTGTATATCATATTGAGAAAGGAGATCAGCTGGAAGCCGGAAAACGGTTTGGGATGATGAAGTTCGGTTCCAGAATGGATATACTTGTTCCGCCAGAAGTTGAAATTAATGTATCCGAAGGGGAAAAAGCTGTGGCTGGAAAAACAATTTTAGCGACTATTAACGCATAA
- the pssA gene encoding CDP-diacylglycerol--serine O-phosphatidyltransferase, with the protein MKYPIQKWKKFRRRRKRKKKNRDNRRQIPRTVIPSFFTLMNLFCGFLAIISIAEGRLFFGAWLIVFAGLFDALDGFMARLSNATSQFGIELDSISDVVSFGVAPGFLLYSFGLEELPFVGIILSALPPLCGAVRLARYNVDVQESREDFFKGLPIPGQAIMIAAFYLTFYNQLELFGGFEYGINTILIPLIVLLSFLMVSTIPFDKMPSFDKQSIRRYKGKLSLFIVYGILILLFQEVGLMIVFSVFILKGIFFGAYFFWKEAFGDDSYLEEGAN; encoded by the coding sequence ATGAAATACCCAATTCAAAAATGGAAGAAGTTTCGCCGCCGTAGAAAACGCAAAAAAAAGAATAGGGATAACCGTCGACAAATTCCACGAACTGTAATCCCCAGCTTTTTTACGCTGATGAATCTCTTTTGTGGATTTCTGGCGATCATTAGTATTGCTGAAGGACGCCTTTTCTTTGGAGCCTGGCTTATCGTTTTTGCGGGATTATTTGATGCGCTGGATGGATTTATGGCACGCCTTTCCAATGCCACCAGTCAATTTGGTATCGAGCTCGATTCTATTAGCGATGTCGTCTCATTTGGTGTAGCCCCGGGTTTTCTGCTGTATTCATTTGGGTTAGAAGAACTTCCTTTTGTTGGGATCATTTTAAGTGCCTTGCCGCCACTTTGTGGAGCTGTTCGTCTTGCCCGCTATAATGTTGATGTGCAGGAAAGCAGGGAGGATTTCTTTAAAGGGCTGCCCATTCCCGGCCAAGCCATTATGATAGCGGCATTTTATTTGACCTTCTATAACCAACTTGAACTCTTCGGAGGTTTCGAATATGGAATCAATACTATATTAATACCCTTAATTGTCTTACTGTCCTTTTTAATGGTAAGCACTATTCCATTCGACAAGATGCCCAGTTTCGATAAGCAATCAATCCGAAGATATAAAGGGAAGCTGTCACTTTTTATCGTGTATGGAATACTGATTCTTTTATTTCAGGAGGTAGGGCTAATGATCGTCTTTTCTGTGTTTATTCTGAAAGGCATTTTCTTTGGAGCGTACTTTTTTTGGAAAGAAGCTTTTGGAGATGACTCTTATTTGGAAGAAGGAGCAAATTAG
- the trpE gene encoding anthranilate synthase component I produces the protein MDLEDFKKLTKNYTAVPVYRRLMADVLTPVSLFLSLRKEARYPFLLESVEGGEQVARYSFLGRNPYQVLQYDGEAVTLESEGRTQNLEESYFDALKRLTTQHSEPEIPNLPRLTGGAVGFSSYDTVREVEQLEDAPEDDLNIPEAIWAFYDEVYAFDHVKQQVIIIKTVFTDNNSSPAKLFDEAQQRLDDMEELVYRPERSTDSFSIEPDKLSSNIDQPEFEAMVQKAKEYIYEGDIFQVVLSQRFETDFSGDRFMLYRALRMVNPSPYLFFLDFDDFGLVGSSPEVLVRAQDETAQLLPIAGTRPRGETPEEDLELEEDLKNDPKEIAEHVMLVDLGRNDLSRVCKPATVKPVREQVIERYSHVMHIVSDVKGKLAEDKTAVDALKYCFPAGTVSGAPKIRAMEIIDELEPTKRGPYAGAVGYFDFSGNMDTCIVIRTMLVTDSKVYIQAGAGIVADSDPEKEYVETQNKAGALVEALSVALSITDDN, from the coding sequence ATGGATTTAGAAGACTTTAAAAAATTAACAAAGAATTATACGGCAGTACCGGTGTATCGTCGGCTCATGGCCGATGTTTTAACTCCGGTTTCATTGTTTCTGTCACTCCGAAAAGAAGCTCGTTATCCTTTTTTGCTGGAATCAGTGGAAGGGGGAGAACAGGTGGCCCGGTATTCTTTTCTGGGTCGTAATCCATATCAAGTGCTACAATATGATGGAGAAGCAGTAACGCTGGAATCAGAAGGAAGGACACAGAATCTTGAAGAATCTTATTTCGATGCACTGAAACGGTTGACGACGCAGCACAGTGAGCCTGAAATTCCCAATTTGCCGCGGTTGACGGGTGGAGCTGTTGGGTTTTCTTCTTATGATACCGTTCGGGAAGTGGAGCAACTGGAGGATGCTCCGGAAGATGATCTTAATATCCCGGAGGCTATTTGGGCGTTTTATGATGAAGTGTATGCCTTTGATCATGTGAAACAGCAGGTAATCATCATCAAAACAGTGTTTACGGATAACAATTCCTCACCTGCAAAGCTTTTTGATGAGGCTCAGCAACGATTGGACGACATGGAAGAGTTGGTATATCGGCCGGAACGATCGACTGATTCATTTTCTATTGAGCCGGATAAGTTGTCCAGCAATATTGACCAGCCTGAGTTTGAGGCAATGGTCCAAAAAGCAAAGGAGTATATTTACGAGGGTGATATTTTCCAGGTGGTCTTATCGCAGCGATTTGAAACAGATTTCAGCGGAGATCGTTTTATGTTATACCGTGCCTTGCGGATGGTTAATCCGTCGCCGTATTTATTTTTTCTTGATTTCGATGATTTTGGGCTCGTTGGTTCGTCTCCGGAAGTGTTGGTACGTGCTCAGGATGAAACGGCACAATTACTACCCATTGCGGGGACTCGTCCCCGTGGGGAAACTCCGGAAGAGGATTTGGAGCTGGAAGAGGATCTTAAAAATGATCCCAAGGAGATTGCTGAGCACGTGATGCTGGTTGATTTGGGTCGTAATGATTTGTCGCGTGTCTGTAAGCCAGCCACAGTTAAGCCTGTTCGCGAGCAGGTGATTGAACGGTATTCGCATGTAATGCACATCGTCTCGGACGTAAAAGGAAAACTGGCTGAGGATAAAACAGCAGTAGATGCACTCAAATATTGTTTTCCGGCAGGAACGGTCAGCGGGGCGCCTAAAATTCGTGCCATGGAAATTATTGATGAGTTGGAACCAACCAAGCGTGGTCCATATGCAGGGGCTGTTGGCTACTTCGATTTTTCTGGCAATATGGATACCTGCATTGTGATTCGCACGATGCTTGTCACGGATTCAAAAGTGTATATTCAGGCTGGGGCCGGCATTGTGGCCGACAGTGATCCAGAAAAAGAATATGTAGAAACACAAAACAAGGCCGGTGCGCTGGTTGAAGCACTTAGCGTAGCGCTGTCGATAACGGATGATAATTGA
- the trpS gene encoding tryptophan--tRNA ligase: protein MKTILSGIQSSGKLHLGNYFGALRQHIQMQEEGDAFYFIANYHSLTSINDGEEIYQNTIDVALDYLALGLDPNKATFFAQSDVPQHAELAWILGTFCPVSLMEKGVAYKDKVAQGLNPNIGLFTYPILQAADILMYNADLVPVGQDQKQNIEICRDLAGKFNHNYGDEYLKLPEPHILESVAVVPGVDGQKMSKSYGNTIGIFDEGKELKKKVMSIQTDSTPLDEPKDPESCNVFALIKLFADEEKKNEIAEKYRAGGYGYGHAKNELLGMIEEYFAEARERRKELSQDLDTVRDILREGGKKARERAEEVMEPVREATGLFKTYDFTS from the coding sequence ATGAAAACAATATTATCAGGCATACAATCGTCAGGAAAACTTCATCTGGGTAACTATTTTGGAGCTTTGCGTCAGCATATCCAGATGCAGGAGGAAGGCGACGCTTTTTACTTTATAGCGAACTACCACTCATTAACTTCTATTAACGACGGTGAAGAAATTTACCAGAATACTATTGATGTAGCGCTCGATTACCTGGCACTGGGGTTAGATCCCAATAAAGCCACGTTTTTTGCCCAGAGTGATGTGCCCCAACACGCGGAATTAGCTTGGATTTTAGGCACGTTTTGTCCTGTAAGTTTGATGGAGAAGGGCGTGGCGTATAAGGATAAAGTTGCCCAGGGATTGAATCCCAATATAGGGTTGTTTACTTATCCGATTTTGCAGGCCGCTGATATCCTGATGTATAATGCCGATTTGGTTCCCGTAGGGCAGGATCAGAAACAGAATATTGAAATTTGTCGCGATTTAGCTGGCAAATTTAATCATAATTATGGGGATGAATACCTAAAGTTACCTGAACCACATATTTTGGAATCGGTGGCGGTTGTGCCTGGGGTCGACGGACAGAAGATGAGCAAGTCCTATGGAAATACTATTGGCATTTTTGATGAAGGGAAAGAGTTGAAGAAGAAGGTAATGTCAATCCAGACCGATTCTACACCGTTGGATGAACCTAAAGATCCGGAAAGTTGTAATGTATTTGCATTGATTAAACTTTTTGCGGATGAAGAGAAGAAGAATGAGATCGCCGAGAAGTATCGGGCGGGTGGATACGGTTATGGGCATGCAAAGAATGAGTTATTGGGTATGATTGAAGAGTATTTTGCGGAAGCCAGAGAACGGCGAAAAGAGCTGTCGCAGGACTTGGATACTGTTCGTGACATCCTTAGAGAAGGAGGGAAGAAAGCCCGCGAACGTGCCGAGGAAGTGATGGAGCCGGTACGTGAGGCCACTGGCTTATTTAAAACATATGATTTTACGAGTTAA
- a CDS encoding aminodeoxychorismate/anthranilate synthase component II, whose translation MILIIDNYDSFTYNLVHIVAEFTDDYKVVRNDELTVDEVKELGPDKILISPGPGRPVDAGITEPVIKELGAYTPILGVCLGHQAIGEVFGGKIIHAPKLMHGKTSLIKHDGKSVFQNIPDDFIATRYHSLILDPDHIPNELEVSARSDDNVIMGLRHRKYPLEGIQFHPESILTKEGPNLVKNWLELEYKIAE comes from the coding sequence ATGATTTTAATAATCGACAATTACGATTCTTTTACTTATAACTTGGTACATATTGTTGCGGAGTTTACTGATGACTATAAAGTAGTCCGCAATGATGAGCTCACGGTGGATGAGGTGAAGGAATTAGGTCCCGATAAAATACTTATATCGCCAGGTCCAGGCCGTCCCGTTGACGCCGGCATTACTGAGCCGGTCATTAAAGAGTTGGGGGCCTACACACCTATTTTAGGCGTATGCCTTGGTCATCAGGCCATCGGTGAAGTATTTGGTGGAAAAATAATTCATGCCCCAAAATTGATGCATGGAAAAACATCTCTGATTAAACACGATGGGAAATCAGTATTTCAAAACATCCCCGATGATTTTATTGCTACGCGATATCATTCGTTGATTTTGGATCCTGACCACATACCTAATGAATTAGAGGTTTCTGCGCGCAGTGATGACAATGTGATTATGGGATTACGGCATCGTAAATATCCCCTTGAAGGTATTCAATTTCATCCCGAAAGTATTCTCACAAAAGAGGGACCAAATCTTGTAAAAAATTGGCTTGAATTGGAATACAAAATAGCTGAATAG
- the trpD gene encoding anthranilate phosphoribosyltransferase — translation MHKVIEFSSILDKLVRREDLNGNEAESALQRIISGEVPNEQVAAFLTAMRTKGETTAELTAFVRVMRDAAVKPEVDVDGAVDLCGTGGDSSGTFNISTASMFVVAGAEVPVLKHGNRSVSSKSGSADVLEELGAVIDLDKRQVERVFEEAGLVFMFAPNFHPAMKHVMPARRTMGIRTFFNILGPLLNPAGVKRQMIGAYSRAVAREIAHILANLDTEFAYTVNAHDGLDEVSLAAQSEIYELNHNMVKESTTFDPRSLDFEWTDLESLQGGDAKYNANIIRSILDNNSTQAQRDVILLNATFGIHASGKVDHLTEARKLAVESLKSGKAKEALNKYVEASNDIAK, via the coding sequence ATGCATAAGGTTATAGAATTTAGTTCAATATTAGATAAGTTAGTTCGTCGGGAAGACCTCAATGGAAATGAGGCGGAAAGTGCACTGCAGAGAATCATTAGTGGAGAAGTGCCCAACGAGCAAGTTGCTGCTTTTCTTACGGCTATGCGAACGAAAGGTGAAACCACAGCAGAACTTACTGCGTTTGTTCGTGTGATGCGTGATGCTGCCGTAAAACCAGAAGTTGATGTGGATGGAGCTGTCGACCTCTGTGGTACCGGGGGAGATAGCTCGGGAACGTTCAATATTTCAACGGCTTCAATGTTTGTGGTAGCCGGTGCAGAGGTGCCCGTTCTTAAGCACGGCAACCGAAGTGTATCCAGTAAGAGTGGTAGTGCTGATGTTCTGGAAGAGTTAGGGGCAGTGATAGATCTAGATAAAAGACAGGTAGAGCGGGTTTTTGAAGAAGCGGGACTTGTTTTCATGTTTGCACCTAATTTTCATCCGGCTATGAAGCACGTAATGCCGGCTCGACGTACGATGGGCATTCGAACCTTTTTTAATATCCTTGGACCGTTGTTAAATCCAGCCGGGGTGAAGCGTCAGATGATTGGTGCTTACAGCAGGGCTGTGGCCAGAGAAATTGCTCATATCCTTGCGAATTTAGATACAGAGTTTGCTTACACGGTAAATGCTCATGATGGGTTGGATGAGGTGAGTCTGGCTGCTCAATCGGAGATATATGAGCTTAATCACAACATGGTGAAGGAATCGACAACTTTCGATCCCAGGTCGTTGGATTTTGAATGGACAGATTTAGAATCACTACAGGGGGGAGATGCTAAATACAATGCGAATATTATTCGTTCTATTCTGGATAATAACTCCACGCAAGCCCAGCGGGATGTCATTTTGTTAAATGCTACGTTCGGTATTCATGCCTCGGGCAAAGTTGACCATTTGACTGAAGCACGCAAGTTGGCGGTAGAAAGCCTGAAATCTGGCAAAGCGAAAGAAGCGCTGAACAAGTATGTTGAAGCTTCAAATGATATTGCAAAATAA
- the trpC gene encoding indole-3-glycerol phosphate synthase TrpC → MPNILDEIVEQTKIDLKKRKRKVSFKDLEDMELFEQTPRDFSEALQLDSDVAVIAEIKKASPSKGLIRPDFDPRKIAGQYEEGGASAISVLTDEPAFKGSLDYLEIASKEVSIPLLRKDFIVDPYQVKEAKAYGADAVLLIATITEGSQLNELLHATKEFGLQALVECYSEEDIEYITFEHIDILGVNNRDLRSFEVDLHRGIELLHKAPEDTVLVSESGLSSSDDLKLLFDEGIHAALIGEHFMCQSDPGKAVKNMKMELQKLIKEEIAE, encoded by the coding sequence ATGCCAAATATTTTAGATGAAATAGTTGAACAGACAAAAATTGATCTTAAAAAGCGAAAGCGTAAAGTGAGCTTTAAAGATCTGGAAGATATGGAGCTGTTTGAGCAGACTCCACGAGATTTTTCCGAAGCATTGCAGCTTGATAGTGATGTAGCTGTAATAGCAGAAATTAAAAAAGCTTCTCCTTCGAAAGGATTGATTCGTCCTGATTTTGATCCCCGGAAAATAGCAGGGCAATACGAAGAAGGCGGTGCTTCAGCTATTTCGGTATTGACGGATGAGCCGGCATTCAAAGGGAGTCTTGATTATTTAGAAATAGCCTCTAAAGAAGTTTCTATTCCCTTGTTGCGCAAGGATTTTATTGTTGATCCTTACCAGGTAAAAGAGGCTAAGGCATATGGTGCCGATGCGGTGTTGTTGATTGCTACAATTACGGAGGGGAGTCAGCTTAATGAACTATTGCACGCAACAAAGGAGTTTGGTTTGCAGGCGCTTGTGGAATGTTATTCGGAAGAGGATATTGAATACATTACCTTTGAACATATTGATATTCTGGGGGTAAATAATCGGGATTTACGATCATTCGAAGTTGATTTGCACCGTGGTATTGAGTTGTTGCATAAAGCTCCTGAAGATACGGTGCTTGTTTCCGAAAGTGGGCTGAGTAGCTCCGATGATTTGAAGCTGCTTTTTGATGAAGGAATTCATGCAGCCCTGATCGGGGAGCACTTCATGTGCCAGTCTGATCCTGGTAAAGCAGTTAAGAATATGAAAATGGAATTACAGAAATTAATTAAAGAAGAAATAGCTGAATAA
- a CDS encoding phosphoribosylanthranilate isomerase produces the protein MFADPEERTKVKICGITSLEDARFVSGALAHYMGFVFYEDSPRYVTPAKAGAMINWLHGPDCVGVFVNQPLDDVNMIARQTGIDFVQLHGDENPDYCSLVEKPVIKAIHVEEEDTASDLNKRIEPFLNHVEYLLFDTKVDGKWGGTGQSFDWSMLDKVAQGVPYFLAGGLNVDNIRQACRQVHPYAVDISSGLESYPGVKDFDKVDAFMEEMRDIWEKQEVGDL, from the coding sequence ATGTTTGCAGATCCGGAAGAACGTACCAAAGTAAAAATTTGTGGAATTACTTCGCTGGAAGATGCCCGATTTGTATCGGGAGCCTTAGCGCATTATATGGGATTTGTCTTTTATGAAGATAGTCCCCGTTATGTAACCCCGGCTAAGGCGGGAGCAATGATTAACTGGCTACATGGACCGGATTGTGTAGGTGTTTTCGTAAATCAGCCTCTTGATGATGTGAATATGATTGCTCGTCAGACGGGCATAGACTTTGTACAGCTGCATGGTGATGAAAATCCTGATTACTGTTCGCTGGTGGAGAAGCCAGTAATTAAAGCTATCCACGTTGAGGAGGAAGACACTGCCTCAGATCTGAACAAGCGAATCGAACCGTTCCTGAATCATGTTGAATACTTGCTTTTTGATACGAAAGTAGATGGGAAATGGGGCGGTACCGGACAATCTTTTGATTGGTCTATGTTAGATAAAGTGGCACAGGGTGTACCATATTTTCTGGCGGGTGGACTAAATGTTGATAATATCCGGCAGGCCTGTAGGCAAGTACATCCGTATGCAGTGGATATTTCCAGTGGGTTGGAGTCATATCCTGGAGTAAAAGATTTCGATAAGGTGGATGCGTTTATGGAAGAGATGCGCGATATCTGGGAAAAGCAAGAGGTTGGTGATTTGTAG